The following proteins are encoded in a genomic region of Maledivibacter sp.:
- a CDS encoding TIGR04282 family arsenosugar biosynthesis glycosyltransferase, with protein MKALILMTRVPIPGKTKTRLMKILSGEECAKLHRCFLLDLFNIFRFIEDDIDIYLTYTPEKHFPLIKEYIPSHIQFFPQHGKNLGEKMHNSFEYLLNKGYTKVVLMGADIPDIQPTDINKAFEALGNHDIVLGPTIDGGYYLIGMRKVYREIFDDKLKWGNRSVLEGTIDIANSLGLRTSLIEKLRDIDTKEDLLAFLEKTKNIEDGFNVIPYNTINYLKSLWSDGSYAKGYFKG; from the coding sequence ATGAAGGCTTTAATACTAATGACAAGGGTGCCTATACCGGGTAAAACCAAAACCAGACTTATGAAAATTTTATCCGGAGAGGAATGTGCCAAACTCCATAGGTGTTTTCTACTTGACTTATTTAATATATTTAGATTCATTGAGGATGACATAGATATATACTTAACATATACTCCTGAAAAACATTTTCCTTTGATAAAGGAGTATATCCCCAGCCATATACAATTCTTTCCACAGCATGGAAAGAATCTTGGGGAAAAAATGCATAATAGCTTTGAATATCTTCTTAATAAAGGATACACTAAAGTAGTTCTTATGGGGGCAGATATACCGGATATTCAACCTACTGATATTAATAAAGCCTTTGAGGCTTTGGGAAACCATGATATTGTACTAGGGCCGACCATTGATGGTGGTTACTATCTTATTGGTATGAGGAAAGTATATAGGGAAATATTTGATGATAAATTGAAGTGGGGAAATAGATCGGTTTTAGAGGGCACTATTGATATTGCAAATAGTCTAGGCCTAAGGACTAGCTTAATAGAAAAACTTAGGGATATAGATACTAAAGAGGATTTACTAGCTTTTCTAGAAAAAACTAAGAATATAGAAGATGGATTTAATGTTATACCCTATAATACAATCAATTATTTAAAAAGCTTATGGAGTGATGGAAGCTATGCTAAAGGATACTTTAAGGGATAA
- a CDS encoding TIGR04283 family arsenosugar biosynthesis glycosyltransferase: MISIIVPVLNEEKNIEKLLIHLDSLEGEKEVIVVDGGSCDKTVDIASKYTKVIHSKRGRANQMNDGAKVAMGDILWFVHSDSKLHNRSLKSIEEAIQNNCIGGGFSLYFYDYNTLFMGFVAITSNLRARFLGLIFGDQGIFVRRDIFLKLGGYPDIDLMEDWELSKKLYKSGRVMILKTPIGTSARRFKGGGQLKTLLLMHKIKILYLLGVSPQRLKDIYREAR, from the coding sequence ATGATATCGATAATAGTGCCAGTTTTAAATGAGGAAAAAAATATAGAGAAGCTGTTAATACATCTTGATTCATTAGAGGGCGAAAAGGAAGTTATAGTTGTTGACGGTGGAAGCTGTGATAAAACTGTGGATATAGCATCAAAGTATACTAAGGTTATCCACAGCAAAAGGGGAAGAGCTAATCAAATGAATGATGGAGCCAAAGTGGCCATGGGAGATATACTATGGTTTGTGCATTCTGATTCAAAGCTCCATAATAGATCATTAAAATCTATTGAAGAGGCCATACAAAATAATTGTATAGGTGGCGGTTTTTCCTTATACTTTTATGATTATAATACGTTGTTTATGGGATTTGTAGCAATAACCTCTAACCTTAGGGCTAGGTTCTTAGGTTTGATTTTTGGGGATCAAGGTATCTTTGTTAGAAGGGACATTTTTCTTAAATTAGGAGGCTATCCAGACATAGACCTTATGGAGGATTGGGAGCTATCTAAAAAACTATATAAATCAGGACGGGTTATGATACTCAAGACTCCTATAGGAACATCTGCAAGGAGGTTTAAAGGGGGAGGACAGCTTAAAACCCTGCTTTTGATGCATAAAATAAAGATATTATACCTATTAGGAGTATCCCCCCAAAGGCTAAAGGACATATATAGGGAGGCAAGATGA
- a CDS encoding ABC transporter ATP-binding protein, which yields MYRIELKNVSKTFEHNRVLNNINLTVDEGEMVSLLGPSGCGKTTTLKIIAGLFSPDCGEILFNGKSIAHIPVEKRGAVIVFQDYLLFPHMTIQENIGFGLKMAKVKKSKRIARINEILELVGLAGHERKYPSELSGGQKQRVAIARALAIEPKILLLDEPFSNLDTRLRESMRTFVCNIQRKLNITTLLVTHDKEEALITSDKVAVMLGGEIKQFGTPTDIYEKPNSPIVADFFGEKNYLKGEIKNGIFECNVGKFKTSFNKYSKVSAMIRPEEIEITGSEEKNGLWAKILSKQYAGDKIYYTLLSDNTKLKCVTNSKNIFEINQRVCLKVDFDRVVFFKAQDH from the coding sequence ATGTATAGAATAGAGCTTAAAAATGTGTCTAAGACCTTTGAGCATAATAGGGTTTTAAACAATATAAATCTAACTGTAGATGAAGGAGAGATGGTTTCTTTACTTGGACCATCTGGCTGTGGTAAAACTACGACTTTAAAGATTATAGCTGGGCTTTTTTCTCCAGATTGTGGAGAGATACTTTTTAATGGAAAATCAATTGCCCATATTCCCGTGGAAAAAAGGGGAGCAGTAATTGTTTTTCAAGATTATCTTTTATTTCCCCATATGACTATTCAAGAGAATATAGGCTTTGGACTAAAAATGGCTAAGGTTAAGAAGTCTAAAAGAATAGCAAGAATAAATGAGATTCTTGAACTAGTTGGATTAGCAGGACATGAAAGAAAATATCCAAGTGAACTTTCCGGTGGACAAAAACAAAGGGTTGCCATAGCAAGGGCATTGGCAATAGAGCCAAAGATACTTCTCTTGGACGAGCCCTTTTCAAATCTTGATACTAGACTTCGTGAATCCATGAGGACATTTGTATGCAATATACAGAGGAAATTAAATATAACTACTTTATTAGTGACCCACGACAAGGAAGAAGCGTTAATTACCTCGGATAAGGTGGCCGTAATGCTCGGTGGAGAAATAAAGCAGTTTGGTACTCCCACAGACATCTATGAAAAGCCTAACTCACCAATTGTTGCTGATTTTTTTGGAGAAAAGAACTATTTAAAGGGTGAAATAAAAAACGGTATTTTTGAATGTAATGTAGGTAAATTTAAAACTAGTTTTAATAAATATTCAAAGGTTTCAGCTATGATTAGACCCGAAGAAATAGAAATAACAGGTTCCGAAGAAAAAAATGGATTATGGGCAAAAATATTATCGAAACAATATGCTGGAGACAAAATTTATTATACTTTATTATCGGATAATACAAAACTAAAATGTGTAACAAACTCAAAAAATATATTTGAGATAAATCAAAGGGTATGTTTAAAAGTTGACTTTGATAGGGTTGTGTTTTTTAAAGCACAAGATCATTAA
- a CDS encoding ABC transporter permease subunit, which translates to MEKKSYIFKFIMYALIFLLILPLGILVLWSFVKIWPWPDLIPKNLGIRGFKYILSPSNNSFRILCFSLGLSSVVTIITILISIPAAKALGVYNFKGKNVFKILVLTPIIVPPITVAMGIHIAFIKLGLANTFLGVVLVHLIPCLPYSIRILTNVFEIIGESMELQARVLGASPIQTFTHITLPLIAPGLISAGSIVFIVSFSQYFLTFLIGGGRIVTFSMLMFPYIQSGDRMMASAYSIIFLISTVAILFLIERIVKTYYKGENYFYI; encoded by the coding sequence ATGGAGAAGAAAAGTTATATATTCAAATTTATAATGTATGCATTAATATTTTTATTGATCCTTCCACTTGGGATATTAGTATTATGGAGTTTTGTAAAAATATGGCCTTGGCCGGATTTAATTCCTAAAAATCTTGGTATTAGAGGTTTTAAATATATACTAAGCCCTTCAAATAATTCCTTTAGAATTCTTTGTTTCAGCCTAGGCCTCTCCAGCGTCGTTACGATTATTACTATTCTAATCAGTATTCCAGCTGCAAAGGCCCTAGGAGTGTATAATTTTAAAGGAAAGAATGTATTTAAAATCCTGGTGCTTACACCGATAATTGTCCCACCAATAACAGTTGCAATGGGCATACATATCGCTTTCATTAAGCTGGGATTAGCCAATACATTTTTAGGAGTGGTATTAGTTCATTTAATTCCTTGTTTACCATATAGTATAAGGATATTGACAAATGTTTTTGAGATAATCGGAGAATCAATGGAGCTGCAAGCTAGAGTATTAGGAGCAAGTCCAATTCAAACATTTACCCATATCACACTTCCCCTTATTGCCCCGGGATTAATATCCGCTGGAAGCATAGTATTTATTGTTTCCTTCAGTCAATATTTTTTGACATTCTTAATAGGTGGTGGAAGGATCGTTACATTTTCAATGTTAATGTTTCCATATATTCAAAGTGGAGATAGGATGATGGCTTCAGCCTATAGTATTATATTTCTAATATCGACGGTGGCTATTCTTTTCTTAATAGAAAGAATAGTTAAGACCTATTATAAGGGTGAAAATTATTTTTATATATAA
- a CDS encoding ABC transporter permease subunit: protein MGLILGCFQSLGYFPVIGLKDITLKYYKEVLWDRSFIDSFKFSVYISIVSSSVAVIFGVLLAYSIFRSKHGKGIEEIVYKLPIIVPHSIAALLVYNMLSQSGVLARILWHLGFIGEQTQIPSLVFDKNGIGIIVTYLWKEIPFIAMITYTVLSNINKNLSDAALNLGANRRQIFFRIILPLIMPSILSAFIIIFAFSFGAFEVPYLLGATVPKTLPVKAYIEYTNPDLTHRPYTMVINMILAFYSFILVWLYSKTFKLISKFNG from the coding sequence ATATTAGGTTGTTTTCAAAGCTTGGGATATTTCCCTGTTATAGGACTAAAGGATATTACTTTAAAATATTATAAAGAAGTTTTATGGGACAGGAGCTTCATAGATTCCTTTAAATTTAGTGTATATATATCCATCGTATCTTCTTCCGTGGCAGTTATTTTCGGAGTTTTATTGGCATATTCTATTTTTCGGAGTAAGCACGGTAAAGGAATTGAAGAAATAGTTTATAAATTGCCTATAATAGTTCCTCATTCAATAGCAGCTCTACTTGTGTATAATATGCTGTCCCAGAGTGGAGTTTTGGCAAGAATATTATGGCATTTAGGATTTATAGGGGAACAAACCCAAATTCCTTCATTGGTATTTGATAAAAATGGCATTGGAATTATAGTCACCTATCTTTGGAAGGAAATACCATTTATTGCTATGATAACATATACGGTTCTTAGTAATATTAATAAAAACTTATCCGATGCAGCTTTAAATTTAGGTGCTAATAGAAGACAGATCTTCTTCAGAATAATTTTACCTTTGATAATGCCTAGCATATTGTCAGCGTTTATAATTATTTTTGCATTTTCCTTTGGAGCTTTTGAGGTGCCATATTTGCTTGGGGCTACGGTGCCAAAGACTTTGCCAGTAAAAGCTTATATAGAATATACAAACCCAGATTTGACCCATAGGCCCTATACTATGGTTATAAATATGATTTTGGCCTTTTACTCATTTATTTTGGTATGGCTTTATAGTAAGACATTTAAGTTGATATCAAAGTTTAATGGATAG